Proteins encoded together in one Lysinibacter cavernae window:
- a CDS encoding general stress protein, whose protein sequence is MSTPSPASPRAATRFPELPKGEVVTSHETYQQAQHDVDRLARADFAVSHVSIVGSDIKSVERVTGRLSYGKVALMGALSGAYMGLFFGLILFLFQPENSSIWSVFLAAIIIGAGFGMLFGVLSYSMNRNRRDFSSVMQMVASRYDVVVDPDLAHKARNILQSPEQQ, encoded by the coding sequence ATGAGCACACCATCACCCGCGAGTCCACGCGCCGCAACACGCTTTCCTGAACTGCCAAAGGGTGAGGTGGTGACATCACACGAGACCTATCAGCAGGCCCAGCACGATGTTGATCGCCTCGCTCGCGCAGACTTTGCCGTCAGTCATGTCTCGATCGTTGGCAGCGATATCAAGAGCGTCGAACGAGTCACCGGCCGCCTGAGCTACGGAAAAGTTGCACTCATGGGTGCCCTTTCCGGTGCCTACATGGGTCTGTTCTTCGGGCTCATCCTCTTCCTCTTCCAGCCAGAAAACTCATCCATCTGGTCCGTGTTCCTTGCCGCCATTATCATCGGTGCAGGATTCGGCATGCTGTTCGGGGTTCTTTCGTACTCCATGAACCGCAACCGCCGCGACTTCTCCTCGGTCATGCAGATGGTCGCCTCACGCTACGACGTCGTTGTTGATCCCGATCTTGCGCATAAGGCACGCAACATCCTGCAGTCCCCAGAGCAGCAGTAG
- a CDS encoding twin-arginine translocase TatA/TatE family subunit — translation MGLTFEKLLVIGVIAVFLLGPDRLPEYAAKFARLIKSLRNMADGAKDRMRDEMGPEFDEVDWKKLDPRQYDPRRIIRDALLDDPAAPAAAATAAATTTRLRSPDPLVIDPDAPLRFDSEAT, via the coding sequence ATGGGCCTGACGTTCGAGAAGCTGCTGGTGATCGGTGTGATCGCCGTTTTTCTGCTCGGTCCCGATCGTCTTCCGGAATATGCTGCTAAGTTCGCTCGACTCATTAAATCGCTGCGCAACATGGCCGATGGGGCCAAGGATCGCATGCGCGATGAGATGGGTCCCGAGTTCGACGAGGTTGACTGGAAAAAGCTCGATCCTCGCCAGTACGACCCACGACGTATCATCCGTGATGCCCTGCTCGATGACCCTGCCGCACCGGCCGCCGCCGCGACAGCCGCAGCAACAACGACCCGGCTGCGCAGCCCAGACCCGTTGGTCATCGACCCAGACGCTCCGCTGCGTTTTGACTCGGAAGCTACCTAG
- the dapE gene encoding succinyl-diaminopimelate desuccinylase produces MNATPTIDLSQSSNDITRQLCDIESVSANERAIADAVEAAVSGYDHLEIIRDGDCVVAKTNLGRAQRVIIAGHLDTVPVNNNLPTRYETIDGVEYLWGRGTVDMKAGVAVQLKLAVELVAPTVDITWMWYDHEEVDSDLNGLGRLARNRPDLFVGDFAILGEPSNSAIEGGCNGNVRVELRTFGKRAHSARSWVGENAIHKAANILAILADYTPRQVEVEGLVYREGLNAVGISGGIAGNVIPDECMVHVNYRFAPSRSSDEAIEHLRELFPNVDMTVVDRAEGARPGLDAQLAQDFMAAVGAEPMPKYGWTDVARFSALGIPAVNYGPGDPLKAHADDERVAIDQITECERGLRAWLGA; encoded by the coding sequence GTGAATGCAACGCCTACGATCGACCTCAGCCAGTCCTCAAACGATATCACTCGTCAGCTCTGTGACATCGAGTCGGTTTCGGCAAACGAGCGAGCCATCGCGGACGCCGTCGAGGCTGCCGTCAGCGGATACGACCATCTTGAGATCATCAGGGACGGGGACTGCGTTGTTGCCAAAACGAACCTTGGGCGTGCGCAGCGCGTCATCATCGCCGGTCATCTCGATACGGTGCCTGTCAACAACAACCTGCCAACGAGATACGAAACAATCGATGGCGTTGAGTACCTCTGGGGCCGCGGAACAGTTGATATGAAGGCCGGTGTTGCCGTTCAGCTGAAGCTCGCGGTCGAACTTGTTGCCCCAACCGTTGATATCACGTGGATGTGGTACGACCATGAGGAAGTCGACTCTGACCTCAACGGTCTCGGCCGGCTCGCGCGTAATCGCCCAGATCTCTTCGTTGGCGACTTTGCGATTCTTGGCGAGCCGAGCAACTCCGCCATCGAGGGCGGCTGCAACGGCAACGTTCGTGTCGAGCTTCGAACCTTTGGCAAACGAGCCCACTCTGCGCGCAGCTGGGTGGGGGAGAATGCCATCCACAAGGCAGCCAATATCCTCGCGATCCTTGCCGACTACACTCCTCGACAGGTTGAGGTTGAAGGGCTTGTCTACCGCGAAGGGCTCAACGCGGTTGGCATTAGCGGCGGTATCGCCGGAAACGTCATTCCGGATGAGTGCATGGTTCATGTTAACTATCGCTTCGCGCCGAGCCGCTCAAGCGATGAGGCCATCGAACACCTGCGTGAATTGTTTCCAAACGTTGACATGACGGTCGTCGACCGGGCTGAAGGGGCTCGGCCTGGGCTTGACGCACAACTTGCGCAAGACTTCATGGCGGCGGTCGGTGCGGAGCCGATGCCAAAGTATGGCTGGACCGATGTCGCCAGGTTCAGCGCGCTCGGCATCCCCGCGGTGAACTATGGCCCTGGAGACCCGCTCAAGGCTCACGCCGATGATGAGCGAGTTGCCATTGATCAGATTACCGAGTGTGAACGAGGGTTAAGGGCCTGGCTCGGTGCCTAG
- a CDS encoding DUF805 domain-containing protein: MKTVLSKYATFDGRASRSEYWFWVLAYVLAYLAISIVAGILIALTRGSGGVSLLFGLILMLMSLGVLIPTIAVGVRRLHDAGYSGLLILLSFVPFVGGIVVLIFMCLPSTPGPNQYGNPNPLDGSGQAFGAGYATPGYGQQPGYGQQPGYGQQQYGQQPYGQQPGYAQQPPAAPYGQQPPVAPYGQQAPAAPYGQQYQQPTDQQPAYQQPTYEQPTYQQPTYQQAPVDGVPPVPSADVPADSGAAVDHATPADAPAPQQDGDQPTTGWQTPPAN; the protein is encoded by the coding sequence GTGAAAACTGTCCTGAGCAAATACGCAACGTTTGACGGCCGCGCAAGCCGTTCCGAGTACTGGTTTTGGGTACTCGCCTATGTGCTTGCATACCTGGCAATCAGCATCGTGGCTGGCATCCTTATTGCCCTCACCCGGGGCTCCGGCGGCGTATCGTTGCTCTTTGGCCTCATCCTCATGCTCATGAGCCTCGGTGTCCTCATTCCAACCATTGCCGTTGGAGTCCGACGTTTGCACGACGCTGGCTACTCAGGCCTCCTCATCCTGCTCTCGTTTGTTCCGTTTGTCGGCGGCATCGTTGTACTCATCTTTATGTGCCTGCCAAGCACACCAGGCCCAAACCAGTACGGTAACCCAAACCCCCTCGACGGCAGCGGTCAGGCTTTTGGCGCTGGGTACGCGACTCCCGGATACGGTCAGCAACCTGGATACGGCCAGCAGCCGGGATACGGCCAGCAGCAGTATGGCCAGCAGCCCTACGGGCAACAGCCTGGTTACGCTCAGCAACCCCCTGCCGCGCCGTACGGGCAGCAACCTCCGGTTGCACCATACGGCCAACAAGCTCCTGCAGCACCCTACGGGCAGCAGTATCAGCAGCCAACAGATCAGCAGCCTGCGTACCAGCAACCGACCTACGAGCAGCCCACGTACCAGCAGCCCACGTACCAGCAGGCGCCGGTTGACGGTGTCCCGCCTGTGCCTTCCGCTGACGTTCCAGCTGATAGCGGCGCAGCAGTAGACCATGCCACCCCAGCAGACGCTCCTGCACCGCAGCAGGATGGCGACCAGCCAACCACCGGTTGGCAGACCCCTCCAGCAAACTAG
- a CDS encoding class I SAM-dependent methyltransferase, whose product MSNIENNWKFSEDLPVESPVIEKARKLSIEMGVAPISRAVGSQLASIVAMTGARTIAEVGTGLGVSGLWLLSGRDNISLTTIDSESEYHRHARALFTEAGIAPSRLRFINGKAEDVLPRMNENSYDLVIIDADPDQLLEYFEHSLRLIRPGGTVLVPRVLKGGRVADPAARDDVSVDYRTLLTELASSDAVVTALSPAGDGLLQVTRVG is encoded by the coding sequence GTGTCCAACATCGAAAACAACTGGAAATTTTCCGAAGACCTGCCCGTAGAGTCGCCGGTCATCGAGAAGGCACGCAAGCTCTCCATCGAGATGGGCGTTGCACCCATCTCACGCGCTGTCGGCTCGCAACTCGCAAGCATTGTTGCCATGACCGGCGCCCGAACCATCGCCGAGGTAGGCACTGGCCTTGGAGTCAGCGGCCTGTGGCTTCTCTCCGGCAGGGACAACATTTCGCTTACAACAATCGATAGCGAATCTGAGTATCACCGCCACGCACGTGCACTGTTCACTGAGGCCGGGATTGCACCGTCACGCCTTCGCTTCATCAACGGCAAAGCCGAAGACGTGCTTCCCCGCATGAACGAGAACAGCTATGACCTCGTGATCATCGATGCGGACCCTGATCAGCTTCTTGAGTACTTTGAGCACAGCCTTCGTCTCATTCGCCCCGGCGGTACCGTGCTCGTTCCTCGGGTGCTCAAGGGAGGTCGTGTCGCCGACCCAGCTGCCCGCGACGATGTCTCAGTTGATTACCGTACGCTCCTCACCGAGCTTGCCTCGTCGGATGCTGTGGTCACGGCGCTCTCCCCCGCCGGCGACGGCCTGCTGCAGGTCACACGCGTCGGCTAA
- the dapD gene encoding 2,3,4,5-tetrahydropyridine-2,6-dicarboxylate N-succinyltransferase, with amino-acid sequence MTSLTRQAWGYGLATVASDGTVLDTWYPEPQLGGIPEGRDRWIAPAHIEELATPDPRRDVTVDIVTVEIDLDAAPASTSDAYLRLHLLSHLLAAPNSINLDGIFGHLPTVVWTTAGPVHPDAFDALRPSLKRAGIIATGIDKFPRLLDYVTPAGVRIADASRVRLGAHLAVGTTVMHEGFVNFNAGTLGQSMVEGRISQGVVVGNGSDIGGGASIMGTLSGGGQQRISIGERSLLGANSGIGISIGNDCVVEAGLYVTAGTKVLLLDGAVDADGKPATAKAVELSGVDNLLFRRNSLSGAVEVVARTGQGITLNPALHA; translated from the coding sequence ATGACTTCTTTGACACGACAGGCATGGGGATACGGACTCGCGACGGTTGCTTCTGACGGCACCGTGCTCGACACGTGGTACCCAGAGCCACAGCTTGGCGGCATCCCAGAGGGCCGCGACCGTTGGATCGCACCGGCCCACATCGAGGAGCTCGCAACCCCAGACCCACGTCGCGATGTAACCGTTGATATCGTCACCGTTGAGATTGACCTCGACGCCGCGCCCGCGTCGACCTCCGACGCATACCTGCGCCTTCACTTGCTCTCACACCTGCTCGCCGCCCCGAACAGCATTAACCTTGACGGCATCTTTGGGCACCTGCCAACGGTTGTTTGGACAACCGCAGGTCCCGTCCATCCAGATGCCTTTGATGCGCTGCGCCCCAGTCTCAAACGCGCTGGAATCATCGCAACGGGAATCGATAAGTTCCCGCGTCTGCTTGACTACGTCACGCCCGCAGGCGTCCGCATCGCAGATGCTTCCCGCGTGCGTCTTGGCGCCCACCTCGCAGTTGGCACAACCGTTATGCATGAGGGTTTTGTGAACTTCAACGCAGGCACACTTGGTCAGTCAATGGTTGAAGGACGCATCTCACAGGGCGTCGTCGTTGGCAATGGCTCAGACATTGGCGGCGGGGCATCGATCATGGGAACCCTGTCAGGTGGCGGGCAACAGCGCATCAGCATTGGTGAGCGTTCCCTGCTTGGCGCCAACTCCGGCATCGGCATCTCGATCGGCAACGACTGCGTTGTTGAGGCTGGCCTCTACGTGACCGCTGGCACCAAGGTCCTTCTGCTCGACGGCGCTGTGGATGCCGACGGCAAGCCAGCAACCGCAAAGGCGGTTGAGCTTTCTGGCGTTGATAACCTCCTCTTCCGCCGCAACTCGCTGAGTGGAGCCGTCGAGGTCGTCGCTCGCACCGGCCAGGGCATCACGCTCAACCCGGCGCTTCACGCGTAA
- a CDS encoding DUF3117 domain-containing protein → MAAMKPRTGDGPMEAVKEGRVIIVRVPLEGGGRLVVSVNDAEAKELHNALAGVVKD, encoded by the coding sequence ATGGCGGCTATGAAGCCGAGAACTGGAGACGGGCCAATGGAGGCCGTCAAAGAAGGACGCGTAATTATCGTCCGAGTACCCCTTGAAGGTGGCGGCCGTTTGGTCGTCTCAGTAAATGATGCCGAGGCAAAAGAGCTGCACAACGCGCTCGCCGGGGTAGTCAAGGACTAG
- a CDS encoding 3-hydroxyisobutyryl-CoA hydrolase: MTEPVAAHDDVETWREGRFLRVRLARPHALNALTPGMLWRLREAIDSVHPLGLAGILLDGAGERGLCAGGDIKLIASMSQDAATEFWRLEYAVNLAISRVDFPFVALMDGIVMGGGVGVSAHGNLRVVTERSRVAMPEVAIGLAPDVGGLFLCANAPGRLGDHLALTGHVMSGADAVYCGFADAWVPSKHLRTLSTALTHEHSDPRALVERYAERVPSDLAEQRGWIDECYSAATLSEVVVLLEDYPDARANEAARIIRAASPSAVAVTFEALARARRASGLAEVLQQDLRVSSAMLRRNDLREGIRAKVIDKDQNPRWVPARFEDVTEAEIADILAGH, encoded by the coding sequence ATGACCGAGCCCGTTGCAGCGCACGATGATGTCGAGACCTGGCGAGAGGGCCGCTTCCTGAGGGTGCGCCTTGCGAGGCCGCACGCACTCAACGCGTTGACACCTGGAATGCTCTGGCGGCTCCGCGAAGCAATCGATAGCGTTCATCCGCTTGGGCTCGCGGGTATTCTGCTCGACGGGGCCGGCGAGAGGGGGCTCTGTGCAGGAGGCGATATTAAACTCATCGCCTCGATGTCGCAGGACGCGGCGACGGAGTTTTGGCGGCTCGAATACGCGGTCAACCTCGCGATCTCACGGGTTGATTTTCCCTTTGTCGCGCTGATGGATGGCATCGTCATGGGAGGCGGAGTAGGCGTTTCAGCACACGGAAATCTGCGTGTTGTGACGGAACGCTCACGGGTCGCGATGCCTGAAGTTGCGATTGGCCTTGCCCCTGATGTTGGTGGCCTGTTCCTCTGCGCCAACGCGCCGGGGCGGCTCGGCGACCATCTCGCGCTCACCGGCCACGTCATGTCGGGCGCCGATGCCGTGTATTGCGGTTTTGCGGATGCCTGGGTGCCTTCCAAGCACCTTCGGACGCTGAGCACAGCCCTGACTCACGAGCATTCAGATCCGCGTGCCCTCGTCGAGCGCTACGCCGAACGTGTACCTTCTGACCTTGCCGAACAACGCGGCTGGATCGATGAGTGTTACTCGGCGGCAACGCTGAGCGAAGTTGTTGTGTTGCTCGAGGACTACCCGGATGCGCGGGCAAATGAGGCCGCCCGTATCATTCGGGCCGCGTCGCCGAGCGCTGTTGCGGTCACCTTTGAAGCGCTTGCGAGGGCTCGGCGGGCGTCAGGGTTGGCAGAAGTCTTGCAGCAAGATCTCCGGGTCTCAAGCGCTATGCTGCGGCGCAACGACCTTCGGGAAGGCATCAGGGCCAAGGTGATCGACAAGGATCAGAATCCGCGGTGGGTTCCCGCGCGATTTGAGGATGTCACTGAGGCGGAGATCGCCGACATCCTTGCCGGTCACTGA
- the trmB gene encoding tRNA (guanosine(46)-N7)-methyltransferase TrmB: MSESTVPTTPADQPVVNETTVSSTREYPAEPVSFMRRGTRLQGRRQDAWDAHADSYVVDVPRVVTDTSVHADYVFDAAATFGRDADLVVEIGSGLGEAIVHMAELRPERNYLAVEVYRPGLASTMARIAQRGLTNVRVVEANAAEVLETMLPDDAMSELWLNFPDPWHKKRHNKRRLVRDSFTPLVARTLRSGGLWRLSTDWSGYAEQMREVLDRTPQFENVHSGERVGADSPLTQARQSGVDREVSDEIDTVGGWAPRFEGRVVTSFENKAHVAGRIIFDLTYRRR, translated from the coding sequence ATGTCTGAATCAACCGTACCCACCACGCCCGCTGATCAGCCCGTCGTCAACGAAACCACTGTTTCTTCGACGAGAGAGTACCCGGCCGAGCCCGTATCGTTTATGCGAAGGGGCACCCGGCTCCAGGGCAGACGGCAGGATGCCTGGGACGCACACGCGGACAGCTACGTCGTTGACGTACCCCGAGTTGTCACCGATACGTCGGTGCACGCCGATTACGTGTTTGATGCGGCCGCAACATTTGGCCGCGACGCCGATTTGGTGGTGGAGATCGGATCTGGTCTTGGTGAGGCTATCGTTCATATGGCCGAGCTTCGCCCTGAACGGAATTATCTTGCGGTTGAGGTATACCGACCGGGCCTTGCCTCAACGATGGCGCGTATCGCTCAGCGAGGACTCACTAATGTGAGGGTTGTTGAAGCGAACGCGGCTGAGGTCCTCGAAACGATGTTGCCAGACGACGCAATGAGTGAGCTCTGGCTCAATTTTCCGGATCCGTGGCACAAAAAACGGCACAATAAGCGCCGACTTGTGCGCGATTCCTTCACTCCGCTTGTTGCGCGGACACTCCGGTCTGGCGGGCTCTGGCGTCTTTCAACGGACTGGTCTGGCTATGCAGAGCAAATGCGCGAGGTGCTTGATCGAACACCGCAGTTTGAGAACGTGCATTCTGGGGAGCGTGTTGGAGCCGACAGCCCCTTGACACAGGCTCGGCAGAGTGGTGTTGATCGGGAGGTATCCGATGAGATTGATACGGTTGGTGGTTGGGCACCGCGCTTTGAGGGGCGCGTAGTGACAAGCTTTGAGAACAAAGCCCACGTTGCGGGGCGGATTATCTTCGACCTCACCTACCGCCGCCGATAG
- a CDS encoding YncE family protein yields MKFVDGASNRLSKTVYVPGSVPATPLNYRTYGSDVDETKNQYYIAVAQTNTAYQISPQYNYSSEKFGYDITFARSILVNPTNRKVWILGSSHMWRFHADTFSLEGMAGVPNADYRETVINRTNSQLYFTNSNTNNTVTVFDGLGMKVITTVTVGTAPRGLALDTTRNLLYVANSKSSSVSVIDTLTNTLVDTITVSANPIGVAVDSLRNKIFVTHHSNLGEFATAQSGTGSIDVIDGATRTIEDVISTPSDAGGTDIRVNQTTGIIYGIAGTDLYRIEPRA; encoded by the coding sequence ATGAAATTTGTTGATGGAGCGTCCAATAGGCTCTCTAAAACGGTCTATGTTCCCGGATCAGTACCTGCGACACCACTCAATTACCGCACATACGGGTCTGACGTTGATGAGACGAAGAACCAATATTACATCGCTGTCGCACAGACCAACACCGCATACCAAATCAGCCCACAATACAATTATTCGAGCGAAAAATTTGGCTATGACATCACTTTTGCACGTTCAATTTTGGTGAACCCCACGAACCGCAAGGTATGGATCCTTGGTAGCTCACACATGTGGCGTTTTCACGCGGATACGTTCTCTCTCGAGGGGATGGCAGGCGTACCGAATGCCGACTACCGAGAGACGGTAATCAACCGAACAAATAGCCAGCTGTACTTCACCAATTCCAACACAAACAACACGGTTACTGTTTTTGACGGACTCGGTATGAAAGTGATTACGACCGTTACGGTGGGCACTGCGCCGCGTGGACTCGCCCTCGACACGACGAGAAATCTGCTTTATGTTGCAAATTCTAAGAGTTCCTCCGTCTCTGTCATTGACACGCTGACAAACACGCTCGTCGACACCATTACCGTCTCGGCAAACCCAATTGGTGTCGCCGTTGACTCCCTGCGAAACAAAATATTTGTCACACACCACTCGAACCTTGGAGAATTCGCGACGGCACAGTCGGGAACCGGCTCCATCGACGTCATCGATGGAGCGACGAGAACCATCGAAGACGTGATTTCAACTCCCTCCGATGCGGGAGGCACCGACATTCGTGTCAATCAGACAACGGGAATCATCTACGGCATCGCAGGCACAGACCTCTACCGAATCGAACCACGCGCATAA
- a CDS encoding Mrp/NBP35 family ATP-binding protein, which yields MATSPATPESIRQALSAVIDPEIRKPITDLDMVGDVSVDGAVASVTIKLTIVGCPAARAIERDVTKSVLGVSGVDDAKITVTVMTADERNALIEKLGAGKKKTPQFGPTSLTRIIAVTSGKGGVGKSTLTANLAVELAARGLAVGIVDADVFGFSIPGILGLVDDEGNTLKPTRVGGMILPPVAHGVKVISIGMFLEGTDAASRAVSWRGPMLHRTIQQFLTDVFFGDLDVLLLDLPPGTGDVAISVGQLLPQAEVLVVTTPQPAAAEVAERSGIVARQTGQTVVGVVENMAGVIAPDGTLLEIFGSGGGEEVARRLSEDRVGRDGGRVVPLLASVPLSIPLREGGDSGAPVVLANPADAASVAIREVATQLLNQGRGLAGRKLPFA from the coding sequence ATGGCCACATCACCGGCAACACCGGAGTCGATTCGCCAAGCTCTCAGCGCTGTCATCGACCCAGAGATCAGAAAACCCATTACCGATCTTGACATGGTTGGCGACGTGTCGGTTGACGGTGCGGTTGCTTCGGTCACAATCAAACTCACCATCGTCGGCTGCCCCGCTGCGCGCGCAATTGAGCGCGACGTGACCAAGTCCGTGCTCGGGGTTTCAGGCGTTGACGATGCCAAGATCACGGTCACCGTGATGACGGCGGACGAGCGAAACGCCCTCATCGAGAAGCTTGGGGCTGGAAAAAAGAAGACGCCTCAATTTGGGCCAACCAGCCTCACGCGCATCATTGCGGTAACGAGCGGAAAAGGCGGCGTTGGTAAATCAACGCTTACCGCAAACCTTGCCGTTGAGCTCGCGGCGCGAGGCCTCGCCGTTGGCATCGTGGATGCCGACGTTTTTGGTTTCTCGATCCCAGGCATCCTTGGCCTCGTGGATGACGAGGGAAACACCCTCAAACCAACGCGCGTTGGCGGGATGATCCTTCCCCCCGTCGCCCACGGGGTAAAAGTGATCTCAATCGGGATGTTTCTTGAGGGAACCGATGCGGCTTCTCGCGCGGTTTCGTGGCGCGGACCGATGTTGCACCGTACCATCCAGCAGTTCCTTACCGACGTGTTTTTTGGTGATCTCGATGTGCTCCTGCTTGACCTTCCTCCGGGCACGGGCGACGTCGCCATCTCCGTTGGCCAATTGCTGCCGCAGGCGGAAGTGCTTGTGGTGACGACCCCTCAACCGGCGGCTGCCGAGGTTGCGGAACGATCCGGCATCGTTGCGCGACAAACGGGCCAAACGGTCGTTGGCGTTGTTGAGAATATGGCAGGCGTGATCGCCCCAGACGGAACGCTGCTTGAGATCTTTGGTTCTGGCGGTGGCGAAGAAGTCGCTCGTCGCCTCTCGGAGGACCGGGTCGGTCGCGACGGAGGCAGAGTGGTTCCTTTACTCGCGAGCGTCCCCCTCAGCATCCCACTCAGGGAGGGCGGCGACTCAGGTGCGCCAGTTGTGCTTGCCAACCCTGCGGATGCGGCCTCCGTCGCCATTCGCGAGGTCGCCACGCAGCTGCTCAACCAGGGCAGGGGCCTCGCTGGCAGAAAGCTTCCGTTCGCCTAG
- a CDS encoding DUF1003 domain-containing protein, with protein MARSPRAQNSFDSPVRAGRRRTAPQRNVSGSESFGRWTEGIARAMGTPWFLLGLTLFCMAWLMWNTYGPESARFDSAALGFTALTLILSLQASYAAPMILLAQNRQDDRERVQMEQDRQRAERTLADTEYLAREVVALRLALEDLAGKDFIRSEMRAILAEHDAKLAAARQAETQTDGSAAKNTAE; from the coding sequence GTGGCACGGTCGCCTCGCGCACAGAACAGCTTTGACTCCCCCGTTCGCGCTGGCCGGCGTCGCACGGCACCTCAGCGAAACGTGTCCGGCAGCGAATCCTTCGGCCGATGGACGGAGGGCATCGCCCGCGCCATGGGAACGCCCTGGTTTTTGCTCGGCCTCACGCTCTTCTGCATGGCCTGGCTCATGTGGAACACGTACGGTCCGGAATCGGCGCGCTTCGACTCCGCCGCGCTCGGGTTCACGGCACTCACGCTCATCCTCTCGTTGCAGGCTTCGTACGCCGCACCCATGATTTTGCTCGCGCAGAACCGCCAGGACGACCGCGAACGCGTGCAAATGGAGCAGGACCGCCAGCGGGCCGAGCGCACGCTTGCCGACACCGAGTACCTTGCCCGCGAGGTCGTTGCGCTCCGACTCGCACTCGAAGACCTCGCCGGCAAGGATTTCATCAGGTCAGAGATGCGCGCCATCCTTGCGGAGCACGATGCCAAACTCGCTGCAGCACGTCAGGCGGAGACGCAGACGGACGGGTCTGCGGCGAAGAATACTGCCGAGTAG
- a CDS encoding magnesium transporter MgtE N-terminal domain-containing protein, with the protein MSTSRVFVGRLAGCGVFDPVGDRVGRVRDVIVVYRKSGSPRVVGLVVEIPGRKRVFVSIGRITSIGSGQVITTGLINVRRFEQRGGEVRIISEMIGRPVDYVDGSGEGSIEDVAIEKNRAGTWEISELFIRRPKPGASPFSRGSTSFAKWSEVRERNLPGQAQSAEHLIATYSDLKPADLANTLLDLPQERMLAVVGELPDNRLADVLEEMAETDQLVILAALGDNRSADVLDNMQPDDAADLIAQLPQAEGEHLLTLMEPEEAEDVRMLLTYGHDTAGGLMSPDPIVVSAEATVAEGLALIRKHELAPAMAAAVCVTLPPYETPTGKLLGIVHFQRMLRYPPHERLGGLIDEGLEVRVDTSAAEVSRILASYNLVSVPVVDADDHLVGVVTVDDVLDHLLPDDWRSHEADDDLHSSSVPKNAPTHKGVL; encoded by the coding sequence GTGAGTACCTCCAGAGTTTTCGTTGGCCGCCTGGCCGGATGCGGTGTGTTTGACCCGGTCGGAGACCGAGTCGGCCGAGTGCGCGACGTCATTGTGGTGTACCGAAAATCTGGTTCCCCGCGGGTGGTTGGTCTGGTCGTTGAGATTCCTGGCCGCAAGCGGGTGTTTGTGTCAATTGGACGTATTACATCGATTGGCTCTGGCCAGGTCATCACGACGGGGCTCATCAATGTGCGCCGCTTCGAGCAACGCGGCGGCGAAGTGCGCATCATCTCCGAGATGATCGGGCGTCCGGTTGATTACGTTGACGGCAGTGGAGAAGGCTCCATCGAGGATGTTGCGATCGAAAAGAATCGCGCAGGTACGTGGGAAATCAGCGAGCTATTCATCCGAAGGCCAAAGCCGGGGGCGTCTCCGTTTAGCAGGGGAAGCACGTCGTTTGCCAAATGGTCTGAGGTGCGAGAGCGCAACCTCCCTGGCCAGGCGCAGTCTGCAGAGCACCTCATCGCGACGTATTCCGATCTGAAACCAGCAGACCTCGCAAACACGCTACTCGATCTTCCGCAGGAGCGGATGCTTGCGGTCGTTGGCGAGCTGCCAGACAACCGACTTGCCGATGTCCTCGAAGAAATGGCCGAAACGGATCAGCTTGTCATCCTTGCTGCCCTCGGTGACAACCGCTCCGCAGACGTGCTCGATAACATGCAACCGGATGATGCGGCCGACCTGATCGCGCAGCTCCCGCAGGCAGAGGGTGAGCACCTGTTGACCCTCATGGAGCCGGAGGAGGCCGAAGACGTGCGCATGTTGCTCACGTATGGCCACGACACGGCCGGTGGACTCATGAGCCCAGATCCGATCGTGGTTTCGGCAGAGGCGACCGTCGCTGAAGGCCTTGCGCTCATCCGCAAGCACGAGCTCGCGCCGGCGATGGCCGCGGCGGTCTGTGTGACGCTCCCTCCCTACGAGACACCAACTGGCAAGCTTCTTGGCATTGTGCACTTCCAGCGCATGCTTCGTTACCCACCGCACGAGCGCCTCGGCGGACTCATCGACGAGGGTCTTGAGGTGAGGGTCGACACATCAGCGGCCGAGGTCTCCCGCATCCTTGCGAGCTACAACCTGGTGTCAGTTCCCGTCGTGGATGCTGACGATCACTTAGTCGGCGTTGTGACGGTCGACGATGTGCTTGACCACCTACTTCCCGATGACTGGCGAAGTCATGAGGCAGACGATGACCTGCACAGTAGCTCGGTTCCGAAAAACGCTCCAACACACAAGGGGGTGCTGTAG